Proteins found in one Pontibacter sp. SGAir0037 genomic segment:
- a CDS encoding zinc metallopeptidase, giving the protein MPGIYLIAIVFMLLSMWISWRLKSKFQKYSQIPLQSGLTGREVAEMMLADNGIHDVRVISVAGRLTDHYNPADKTVNLSEYVYEARSAAAAAVAAHECGHAVQHARAYGFLKFRSAMVPALSIASRYMQWIILIGILMIQTTPIPLAIGVALFALTTLFSFITLPVEFDASKRALAWIGSNNIVNKQEYAMSKDALKWAALTYVVAALGSLATLLYYVSLLMGRRD; this is encoded by the coding sequence ATGCCTGGAATATATTTAATTGCAATTGTCTTCATGCTGTTAAGCATGTGGATCAGCTGGCGCTTAAAAAGCAAGTTTCAGAAGTACTCTCAGATTCCGTTGCAATCCGGCCTGACCGGCCGTGAGGTTGCCGAAATGATGTTGGCCGATAACGGCATCCATGATGTACGGGTTATATCTGTAGCCGGCCGTTTAACAGACCATTACAATCCTGCCGATAAAACGGTAAACCTAAGCGAATATGTGTATGAGGCACGAAGTGCAGCCGCTGCAGCTGTTGCGGCGCACGAGTGTGGGCACGCAGTGCAACACGCAAGAGCTTACGGTTTCTTGAAGTTCCGTTCGGCCATGGTGCCTGCGCTTAGCATTGCCTCGCGTTACATGCAGTGGATCATTCTGATCGGTATTCTGATGATACAGACAACCCCTATTCCGCTGGCCATTGGTGTTGCCTTATTTGCCTTAACCACCCTGTTCAGCTTTATTACACTGCCTGTAGAGTTCGATGCCAGTAAGCGAGCCCTGGCCTGGATTGGCAGCAATAATATTGTAAACAAGCAGGAATATGCTATGTCGAAGGATGCACTTAAATGGGCTGCCTTAACATATGTAGTAGCCGCGTTGGGTTCTTTAGCAACACTGCTGTACTATGTGTCGCTGCTGATGGGCCGCCGTGATTAA
- a CDS encoding acyl-CoA dehydrogenase, with product MNFQLTEEHLAVQAAAREFAQTELLPGVIERDEHQKFPAEQIRKMGELGFMGMMVDPKYNGGGMDTVAYVLAMEEISKVDASASVVMSVNNSLVCWGLEKYGNEEQKQKYLPRLATGEIIGAFCLSEPEAGSDATSQRTTAEDKGDYYLLNGTKNWITNGSTASVYIVIAQTNPEKGHRGINALIVERDMEGFVVGPKENKLGIRGSDTHSLMFTDVKVPKENRIGEDGFGFKFAMSTLSGGRIGIASQALGIASGAYELALKYSKERKAFGVEISKHQAIQFKLAEMATNIESARLLCLQAAFHKDTHQDYTKSGAMAKLFASKVAMDTTVEAVQIHGGYGFVKEYHVERLMRDAKITQIYEGTSEIQKIVISRELLK from the coding sequence ATGAACTTTCAGTTAACAGAAGAACACCTGGCAGTACAGGCTGCCGCCCGTGAGTTTGCACAGACAGAGTTGTTGCCTGGCGTAATTGAGCGCGACGAACATCAGAAATTCCCTGCTGAGCAAATCAGGAAAATGGGAGAGTTGGGTTTTATGGGAATGATGGTTGACCCTAAGTATAATGGAGGAGGTATGGATACCGTAGCCTATGTGCTTGCGATGGAAGAAATCTCCAAAGTAGATGCTTCTGCTTCTGTAGTTATGTCTGTTAACAACTCTTTAGTTTGCTGGGGCCTGGAGAAGTATGGTAACGAAGAGCAGAAACAAAAATACTTGCCACGCCTGGCAACAGGAGAAATAATAGGTGCTTTCTGCTTGTCTGAGCCTGAGGCTGGCTCAGATGCTACTTCACAGAGAACCACAGCCGAGGATAAAGGAGATTACTACCTGCTGAACGGTACAAAAAACTGGATTACCAACGGCAGTACAGCTTCGGTATATATAGTAATTGCACAGACAAACCCTGAGAAAGGACACAGAGGTATTAATGCCCTTATTGTAGAGCGGGATATGGAGGGCTTCGTGGTAGGGCCAAAAGAAAACAAATTAGGTATACGAGGTTCTGATACACATTCGTTAATGTTTACAGATGTGAAGGTGCCTAAAGAAAACCGCATCGGGGAAGATGGCTTCGGGTTTAAGTTTGCAATGTCTACGTTAAGCGGTGGGCGCATTGGTATTGCGTCACAGGCTTTGGGCATTGCCTCAGGGGCTTACGAACTGGCGCTGAAGTATTCAAAGGAACGTAAAGCATTTGGCGTGGAAATTTCCAAGCACCAGGCAATACAGTTTAAACTGGCTGAGATGGCCACTAACATAGAATCAGCACGTTTACTATGCCTGCAGGCGGCTTTCCATAAAGATACGCATCAGGATTATACAAAATCGGGTGCTATGGCGAAGTTGTTTGCCTCAAAAGTGGCAATGGATACAACGGTAGAAGCCGTGCAGATTCATGGTGGTTACGGATTCGTAAAAGAGTACCATGTTGAGCGTTTAATGCGCGATGCTAAAATTACACAAATTTACGAGGGTACATCAGAGATACAAAAAATAGTAATTTCGAGAGAATTACTTAAGTAA
- the rfaE2 gene encoding D-glycero-beta-D-manno-heptose 1-phosphate adenylyltransferase encodes MKSSDKILSLPQLQNLLGSWRSQGEKIVFTNGCFDLLHLGHVDYLEKARQLGDKLVLGLNTDASISRIKGSDRPLQDEMSRARVMASLLFIDAVVLFDEDTPLELIKAVQPDILVKGDDYSVENIVGHEVVMARGGEVKTVPLVKGYSTTNIVRKIENQVKPN; translated from the coding sequence ATGAAGTCGAGCGATAAAATCCTTTCTTTACCACAATTACAAAACCTGCTGGGCAGCTGGCGGAGCCAGGGCGAGAAGATAGTCTTCACCAATGGCTGCTTTGATCTGCTGCACCTGGGGCACGTGGACTATCTTGAAAAAGCCAGACAACTTGGCGATAAATTAGTGCTTGGGCTTAACACAGATGCCTCTATCAGCCGTATAAAAGGTTCTGATCGTCCGTTGCAGGACGAAATGTCACGCGCACGTGTTATGGCATCCTTATTGTTTATTGATGCAGTAGTGCTTTTCGACGAAGACACGCCGCTGGAGTTAATTAAGGCAGTGCAGCCTGATATACTTGTAAAAGGCGATGATTATTCAGTAGAAAATATTGTGGGGCACGAGGTCGTTATGGCCAGGGGAGGCGAAGTGAAAACAGTGCCTCTCGTAAAAGGGTACTCCACCACGAACATTGTGCGTAAGATAGAAAACCAAGTTAAACCTAATTAA
- a CDS encoding DnaJ domain-containing protein translates to MEKNFYTILGVSQQASQQDIKQAYKKLAVQYHPDKNPGNLYAEEQFKLVNAAYQTLSDPTKRARYDLRLLYLSEQQQVMQQQQPYYNPRYRQTRPPAPVSERYYRTMPKREERRFVRKDLYITLGFMAFMLIFSLLLKATMDHITGEDKYKTALSYIADGKYSSAHSMLTETIHFKPKHAEAYRVRAGIEMDVYENYVAAVKDLNQVVSLEETAQAETYYMRGKCYLKLSQFRLAEQDLTQALSLDSTLFAAYLERGETRLFHLQQYNKAIADFNAFLRHSAGGERWATALTFRGFGFYKKGNYRQSAADYKQVLEADATNGRVYYLLARTEQAQHQTEAACHHLREAYRLGYSAAILELKASCK, encoded by the coding sequence TTGGAAAAGAATTTCTATACAATTTTAGGCGTAAGCCAGCAAGCTTCGCAGCAGGATATTAAGCAAGCCTATAAGAAGCTCGCAGTACAATATCACCCTGATAAGAACCCTGGAAACCTGTATGCCGAAGAGCAATTTAAATTAGTAAATGCCGCCTATCAAACGCTTTCGGATCCAACAAAAAGAGCCCGGTACGATTTAAGGCTTTTATACCTGAGCGAACAGCAGCAGGTAATGCAGCAGCAACAGCCTTATTACAATCCGCGCTATCGCCAGACCAGGCCGCCTGCGCCTGTTTCGGAACGTTATTACCGTACTATGCCAAAGCGCGAAGAGAGACGTTTTGTGCGAAAGGACCTGTACATCACGCTTGGCTTCATGGCATTTATGCTCATCTTTAGCCTTCTGCTGAAAGCCACCATGGACCATATAACCGGAGAAGATAAGTACAAAACCGCTCTGAGTTATATTGCAGATGGCAAATACAGCAGTGCGCACAGCATGCTAACGGAAACCATTCACTTTAAACCCAAGCATGCTGAGGCTTACAGAGTCAGGGCTGGCATTGAGATGGATGTTTACGAAAATTATGTGGCAGCTGTAAAAGACCTGAATCAGGTTGTAAGCCTGGAAGAAACAGCACAGGCTGAAACGTATTATATGCGCGGCAAATGTTATCTGAAGCTTTCGCAGTTCAGGCTGGCTGAGCAGGACCTGACGCAGGCACTCTCTTTGGATAGCACTTTGTTTGCGGCTTATCTGGAACGTGGAGAGACCCGTTTGTTTCACCTGCAACAGTACAATAAAGCGATTGCCGATTTTAACGCTTTCTTACGGCATAGTGCAGGTGGTGAGAGGTGGGCAACAGCGCTCACCTTCAGAGGTTTTGGCTTTTATAAAAAAGGTAATTACAGGCAATCAGCGGCAGATTATAAACAGGTTCTGGAAGCAGATGCCACCAATGGCCGTGTCTACTACCTGTTAGCCCGTACTGAGCAAGCTCAGCATCAGACGGAGGCGGCTTGTCATCATCTCAGAGAAGCGTATAGGTTAGGCTATAGTGCTGCAATTCTGGAGCTGAAGGCAAGTTGTAAGTAG
- a CDS encoding helix-turn-helix domain-containing protein, whose amino-acid sequence MEDYNKIIESLGVRFIKAKNLVLQQPFTVRNYYDVGNNLILLHKGSIFFGDEEQMVEEGELLFIPGGRSAKVRYGANDGKTISNDDLITNREKFFRSNNDLDLIGDAEESHSYVSFEAKVFDSVNFFASLDVPAFLISGNNKLANLVIKVVEESMQDLPGKERLINIYTENIVVEIVRHILRNRMFVEQLATNSTYFKDPRLIDLFNYIKENLGGDLSNKVLSNVANVSEDYVGQYFKMLTGINPQDYIEYQRMERAVFLLRTTKKSIREIGKDVGYKDTAYFCRRFKMMFGIPAGKMRRRESAMNI is encoded by the coding sequence ATGGAAGATTACAATAAGATTATTGAATCGCTAGGGGTTAGGTTCATTAAGGCTAAGAATCTGGTGTTGCAGCAGCCCTTTACGGTTCGCAACTACTATGACGTCGGCAACAATTTAATCCTTTTGCATAAAGGCAGCATTTTCTTTGGTGATGAAGAGCAGATGGTAGAAGAAGGAGAACTGCTTTTTATACCTGGTGGCCGTAGTGCAAAGGTAAGGTATGGCGCCAACGATGGGAAAACGATCTCTAACGATGATTTAATCACCAACAGAGAGAAGTTTTTCAGAAGCAATAACGACCTGGATCTGATAGGCGATGCTGAAGAGAGCCACAGTTATGTGAGCTTTGAGGCAAAAGTATTTGATTCAGTAAACTTCTTCGCTTCTCTTGATGTGCCTGCGTTCCTGATTTCTGGTAACAACAAATTAGCGAACCTGGTTATTAAGGTTGTAGAGGAAAGCATGCAGGATTTGCCAGGTAAAGAGCGCCTCATCAACATTTACACAGAAAATATTGTGGTGGAGATTGTTCGCCATATCCTGCGTAACAGAATGTTTGTGGAGCAGCTGGCTACCAACAGCACTTACTTTAAAGATCCGCGCCTTATCGACCTGTTCAATTATATTAAGGAGAACCTGGGTGGCGATCTGTCTAATAAAGTGCTTTCAAATGTTGCCAACGTTTCAGAAGACTATGTAGGGCAGTATTTCAAAATGCTGACAGGTATCAATCCTCAGGATTATATTGAATACCAGCGAATGGAGCGTGCTGTGTTCCTGCTGCGCACTACCAAGAAGAGCATCCGTGAGATTGGCAAAGACGTAGGCTACAAAGATACCGCTTACTTCTGTCGTCGCTTTAAGATGATGTTTGGTATACCAGCTGGTAAGATGCGTCGCCGCGAATCAGCGATGAACATCTAA
- a CDS encoding phage holin family protein, with translation MVNQDNGTREKNPNLIENLMGYIDTRIDIIRLEIQEKLKAAFVSTIHGVLLGFAAFMSLIFVNIFIGLLLNHLLDSSFWGFGIVALFYIILLVILVVGLDKKAFNSLADKTFDNTIYKKDKRDNSI, from the coding sequence ATGGTAAACCAAGACAACGGAACCCGGGAGAAAAACCCCAATCTTATCGAAAACCTGATGGGGTACATTGATACCCGTATTGATATTATCCGATTAGAGATCCAGGAAAAACTTAAAGCTGCTTTTGTAAGTACCATTCATGGTGTTTTACTGGGTTTTGCAGCCTTCATGAGCCTTATATTTGTGAACATCTTTATAGGGCTGCTGCTAAACCACCTGCTTGACAGCTCTTTCTGGGGCTTTGGCATTGTAGCTTTATTCTATATTATACTGTTAGTGATACTGGTGGTGGGGCTTGATAAAAAAGCATTTAACAGTCTGGCAGATAAAACGTTTGATAACACGATATATAAAAAAGATAAACGAGATAATTCTATATGA
- a CDS encoding geranylgeranylglyceryl/heptaprenylglyceryl phosphate synthase yields the protein MPFKEFCQPEQLHPGRKFFAVLLDPDNLDEAACLNLLSLSEINPIDFFFIGGSLVTSSYQAALIQLIKANSNTPIILFPSSSLHIDKDADGILLLSLISGRNPDLLIGQHVISAPILKTSKLKIFPTGYMLVDSGRQTTASYMSGTTPIPYDKPTIAACTAMAGEQLGLRYIYMDGGSGAQKPISAEMISAVKEAVDIPVIIGGGINTTEKAKVVLDAGADVIVVGNHIEKNPSFLAEVSHLVASYNVALDVHR from the coding sequence ATGCCCTTTAAAGAATTTTGCCAACCAGAGCAGCTACACCCAGGCAGGAAGTTTTTTGCCGTATTATTAGACCCTGATAACCTTGATGAGGCGGCCTGCTTGAACCTGCTCTCTCTTAGTGAAATAAATCCAATTGACTTTTTCTTTATCGGGGGCAGCCTTGTTACCTCCAGTTACCAGGCTGCTCTTATACAGCTTATCAAAGCAAACAGCAACACTCCGATCATCCTTTTCCCAAGCAGCAGTTTGCATATTGATAAAGACGCTGACGGAATTTTGCTTCTATCTCTGATATCGGGCCGCAACCCCGACCTGCTGATTGGCCAGCACGTTATTTCTGCACCGATTCTTAAAACCAGTAAGCTTAAAATATTCCCGACGGGCTACATGCTTGTTGACTCCGGCCGCCAGACAACCGCCTCCTACATGAGCGGAACCACACCCATTCCTTACGATAAGCCTACCATTGCTGCCTGTACCGCCATGGCCGGGGAACAACTGGGCCTCCGCTACATCTACATGGACGGTGGCAGTGGTGCTCAGAAACCGATCAGCGCTGAAATGATTTCCGCTGTGAAGGAAGCGGTTGATATACCTGTTATTATTGGTGGAGGCATTAACACCACAGAGAAGGCAAAGGTTGTTTTAGATGCAGGAGCCGATGTAATTGTAGTTGGCAACCACATAGAAAAAAACCCCAGCTTTTTAGCTGAGGTTTCTCATCTTGTTGCTTCTTACAATGTAGCCTTAGATGTTCATCGCTGA